The genomic interval GAGTTTACCGAAGAGGATAAGGAGTGTCTCCGCGATATCGCCTTTCGGGCCATCGAGGCCGGAATAACGGGCGCGAAATTCAGCCCGGAAAGGCCGGTTTCGAAACTGCTGCGCGAGAAACGGGGCGCCTTTGTGACGATCAAAATAGGCGGGGTGCTGCGCGGCTGTATCGGGATGATTCGTGCCGCCATGCCGCTTCATGAGGTTATCGCCGATATGGCGCAGGCGGCGGCTTTTGATGACCCCCGTTTCACGCCGCTCAACGAACAGGAACTAAAAAATATTGAAATAGAAATATCTGTGCTTTCACCATTGGTGCGGGTGGAAAATATCGAGGAAATAAAAGTTGGGCGGGATGGCCTGACGATTCATCTGGATATGCACTCCGGCCTTCTCTTGCCGCAGGTGCCGACCGAGCATGGCTGGGATCGAATGACTTTTCTGGAGCAGACCTGTCTTAAGGCGGGTCTCCCCAAAAACAGCTATAAGGACGCCCGGGCGGAAATCTATCGTTTCAGCGCCGATATTTTTTGAAAGCGGGGCATTCACCTATGACATCTCACGTAAATAGAGCAGAAAATCCCCTTTATTCTTGAATAATCGCCGATAAGAGGTTAAATTCCGACGATGTCAGAAAGCAGGCAGGAAACGGTTCTGGTCACCGGAGCCAACGGTTTTGTCGGCAGCCGGCTCTGCCGGCATCTGCGGGCCGCAGGGTATTATCCGATCGCGGGTATCCGGCGCGGCTGCGATACGAGTCTTATCGACGAACTCAACCTTGATTGCCGGTATAGTGATATAACTCGGCCGGAAACCCTGCCGGATATGGTTAAGGATATCGATTATATCGTTCACAATGCCGGGCTGGTCAAGGCCAGGCGTAATGAACAGTTCATGGAAGTCAATCGACAAGGGACAAAGAATCTCCTGGATGCTTCTCTGGGAAATCCAAAGCTCAAAAAATTAATATATGTTTCCTCCATGGCGGCGGTTGGACCATCGGAGCGCGATATTCCCATGACCGAGGAATCCCCCCTGCATCCTCTGACTGCCTATGGACGTTCAAAAGCGGCCGGTGAGCAGGAGGTTCTGGCTATGAAGGAGAGGATTAACTCGGTAATTGTTCGCCCTTCCGGCGTCTATGGCCCCGGCGATACGGAGATGTTTTCTTTTTTTCAAGTGCTGGACAACCGTGTCCGCCCATATCTGGGGAACTGGAGAAGGAAGCTCTCTCTGGTGCATGTCGATGACCTCTGTAATGCCATTAGCCTGGCGCTGAAAACCGAAACGAAATCAGGGACGGCTTATTTTATCGCCGAATCGAGAAGCTATACTTACGCAGAATTGGTGAAATATCTGCGGAAAGCGGTCGGACGAGCCGCATTCCCGCTGTATCTTCCCGGATGGCTGGTGAAACTGGTCGCGAGAATTACCGAAAAGAGCCTGCGTTCCGCCGGGAAAACACCGATGTTTACGGTTGAGAAGGCCTTCGAGATTCTGGCCGACTGGCATATCTCGGTGGAAAAGGCGGAAAGGGAATTGGGATTCAAATCAAGGATTCCTTTCCCGCAGGGGGCCAAAGAAACTTTTTACTGGTATCGTGATGAGGGATGGTTATGATAGTCAGTTTCGAGCTTCTTCTCTGGTGTTTGTTATCGGGCGCAGTATATCTTCTGATAATCGGTTTTCTCTGGTACAAGCTGGAAAAGGTCGTTCCTACGTTGGTCGGTTTCCCGGCGGCACTGCTCGAAGAGAGAGGTCTCGGCTGGTTTGTCTCTTCTTATATCATAGAATTTATTTTTTTTGTGCTGCTGCCCTCGGTGGTCTATGGCTGGCTTTATACGCTTATCCCCTTCTCCGGTCTCCGCGGCGGGATCATGGTGGGATTGTACCTGCTGCTTTTCGGGATGATGCCGATGGCGCTTCTGATACTGTTCCGGATAAAAATTCCGGTGGTATTCATGCTATACCAATTGCTGGGGTTTCTTATCAAGGTCATGGGATCGATGGCCATAATCGGTTATCTATATTCGCTTTAAGATTGAAACTGTCGGAGCAACATAATGAATAGACTTCTTTTGGAGAAATTCCGCAAGGCTCGCAAACTCTTTCCGGTTACCGAGAAGAAACATGGGATAACATATTTCAATTCGGCCGGCACCGGCCCTCTCTGTCACCCGGTAAAAAAGGCCCTTTATGACTATTACGAAATGACACAGTACCTCGAAAAAAGTGTCATTGACCATGATGCTTTCGACAGTCTGGATAGAATTCGCCGGATAGGGAGTAATATCATTGGCGCCAGGCCGGAGGAGGTCGGGTTTGGGTTCAGCACTACTTTCGGCCTTAATATCGCCGCTTTCGGGCTGCCGCTCAAAAAGGGTGATGAGGTGCTTCTATCCGATATCGAATTCCCGGCCAATGTCTATCCCTGGCGGGCGCTTCGGGAAAGAGGAATCAAGGTGAAATTCCTCAAATCGATTGACCGGCGGTTTGATATAGAACGTTTCCGAAAAGGGATAAGCGGCAGAAGCAGGGTGCTTTCTCTTTCTTTTGTCCAGTTTTTCAACGGTTATAAAAATGATC from Candidatus Zixiibacteriota bacterium carries:
- a CDS encoding NAD-dependent epimerase/dehydratase family protein, producing MSESRQETVLVTGANGFVGSRLCRHLRAAGYYPIAGIRRGCDTSLIDELNLDCRYSDITRPETLPDMVKDIDYIVHNAGLVKARRNEQFMEVNRQGTKNLLDASLGNPKLKKLIYVSSMAAVGPSERDIPMTEESPLHPLTAYGRSKAAGEQEVLAMKERINSVIVRPSGVYGPGDTEMFSFFQVLDNRVRPYLGNWRRKLSLVHVDDLCNAISLALKTETKSGTAYFIAESRSYTYAELVKYLRKAVGRAAFPLYLPGWLVKLVARITEKSLRSAGKTPMFTVEKAFEILADWHISVEKAERELGFKSRIPFPQGAKETFYWYRDEGWL